The genomic stretch GATTTCAAAGGACATAAACAGTTCAGTGGAGAGGGCATGGCAGACTGCATGTCTGCTTTCAGATATCTTCTCGAAACTCTCTGGCCTACGGCCAGTAGCTCATCTACTCTAAGCATTACTGGCATCGTCAGCCCATGTGGCCTGAGTGACACGGGGTGAACATTCCTCCAGAAGTCTTGGGGTCCAGAGCGGAGGGCGCGGCTGCTTATTGCTCAACACTATATTTACAAGAACGATGAGCGGCATTTACTTTCAAAGCTGCCTCCGCTTGATTCAAGGCTCTTTCTTACTCATACCCACAGTTGACCATAGGCCGCATACTTGTTATCCATCTTCAGTCCAGACTCCCTGAAACCCACCTCCCACTACCCCCACTGCAATACCCCCATTCTTCAGCCCCCTCCCCAGCCTGCATACTGACAGCTGAAGCGACCACAGAGGCGGGTGGTCACTGCCGGCCTTCCACATCCACAGACTATTTCAGGAACCAAAAGGTTTCTGGTAACAAATAAGATAGTTAGGAACTGAGCTGCTCTAGCCTTGTGTCGAGTCACTGAATATGGGTGGACAATGTCAGCCTCTGTCTCTGCCAATACATAAACATATAAGGATCAGATTTGTCTCAGCCCAAGGATGTGttgattattgtttttactttttcttaaCATTCACGGCTTTACTTCTGTGAGCACTAGTAGTGATGCATTCATGTTGTGGTTGGAGAATCTGAACATAGACAGGATTAACTGCTTATTTTATCACATCCCTTCTCTAACAATTGAGCCTGGTAGGTCATCCAAATATACAAGCAAAGTGTGACACGTGTTCAGTGATGGTTAAAGGTTTACAGTCTTtggctatgctatgctatgctacagtttattttaaaacaatatatGCAGTCTTGCTTACTGGATGTAGAAATATGTCAATGACACAGTGATGAgtgatgtaaaaatacagagatCCTGTTAAAGGAGTAGTTAGACAATTGgtgaaacaataaatacattaccCGTTCTAGAAAGGGTTAAATGAAGAAGATTGAAGCTACTGTGGTTCGCTCaccttagcttagcttagcaaaaAGACTGAGTTAGAGGCAGACAGCTAGCATGGCTCTAGTTGggggtaaaaacaaaacaacacaaactgagTTAACACAAATAATTACCATTTCACTAAAGCTAAATGGTTAGTTTAGCTTGATAGAGCCCCTGCTAAGATAAACTACTGAAGCGTAAAACTTGAATAAAATATGGCGTGTTAATAATtgtgtaattaattaaataatatcaaaaattaaaatcataCATACTTTTTATGAAAAGATTTATGTGAAATTAATTCATTAGAcattaacaaacaaaataagTGTGCTACATGAGGCaatcttctgtcattttcttatCATAATTTCACTAATATGGTCAACTCTGCCTGGAGGTatcaaaatactaaaataatagtATAGTGTGATTTGAACTAATTTATTAAGGGTGCTGATTACTGCACACAGATGGTGAAACATAAGAAGAAGATTGAATGTCTGTTGAATATCCAGCTTAAAATCAGCTTTACTGTGATCTGTAGCTTTATACAGGACTTTATGGAGAGACAGATTTAAATCTTTAACATTCCACTGTTTTACATCATAATATCAAGCCATTGTGCCTTTTACTAAATCTGTTCATAAATGAGGTTTCACTTTCAGTGGCACTGCTGCTCTACCTCAGGTAGAGTAAGCAACAGTCTGTGGTGTAAATTTTGCAGTTAAAATCAACAGTCATCACAGAGTTGGAGCCTGAATAATTCACATGCCAGACAAATGTGAAGTGCAGAGAGGGGTACATCAGACACAATAGGTCCTAGACTTGCCAGACTCCTAATTATTGTCAGACTGGAACGATGATTATATATTCTGCACTATTTTGGTAGATTAAAGCAAGCATGCCATTGTTTGGTGTAATGAGAGACAACTGGATGCCCGCAAGCTACAACCATGTGGCCTATCAAACAAATAAAGGGTGccatagagaaaaacaaaacaaggatatAAAACTGTAGCGTCTCTGATCACAGCGTAAAAGACAATGTCAGCTAATGTGGAGTAAACTGAGATACTTGCAGCTACAAAACCAAATTTTCCAATGTGTTAGATTTATTCTTTGAACGGTTATCACAGTTCTCTGTTCAGAAACAAGTCGAGCTCTGACAGGTTTTACTACGAAGCCCCTCCTGAGAGACGGACTACATTAGCTTCGGCCCTCCTGCTATCAGGTTACCGTTGTCCCGTGCCAGTGGCAGAGGGACAGCTGCCTAAATGGGACAATGTCACACAAGGACACGTGAAGCTAATCTGCAATATGATCCATAATTTCGGAGCTCATGCTTACGTCTCACACCTCTTCTACAGGAGCGACAGAGACTGGAGACCATCCTGAGTCTGTGTGCAGACTATAATCCTGAGGACGGAGCTGCTGAGCTGGTGAGGAGTGGGTTGCTGGGAGCTGCTAGAGGAACCTGCTCGGACACAGGAGGGGGGATGTCTCTACAGGGGATAGATAGAGTCCAGAAGCTGAGAGAGAATGAAGAGGAAATTCAGAGAGAGGAGTCGAGCAGCACAGAGAGCACACATCAAGAGGTAAAAACACGTTCTTATTTCATGCAAGCATGAAGAGAAAGGTGTGTTAGATTTACATTTAGATATAAATCTACTCTTAGTGTGAAGAGCTGCTAGCTGGGCAGGAGCAGGCCtacctggaggaggagaggaacagGATCTTGGCCAGGGTTGATGACTTGAAGCACAGAGTCAGTGAACTGGAGCAGCAGCTACAAGAGACCAAACAGGAGgtcagcacaaacaaacacacaccagcagcagctcatgaATGTTGTTGTGGCATTTTAGCTTGCACGCTCACCCTCATACTGAGAGGAGTGGTGGCTCTTTCACTTTCAAGCATTTATTTAGCTTGACGGTAGCTGTGTggtttgtgtatttgtctgtAGGTGGAGATGGAGCAGGCCCTGCTGCAGGCGGAGAGGAGGGCcgagcaggagcaggtggaggctgaagGTGAAGTCATCTCTCAGCTGCAGCTCAAACTCAGCCAGCTGGATAAGGCCACccagaaagagaaagacaagGTGGGCAGCCAGGACAAAGCAATGCGATACAATAAATACAGTTTGCCAACAGCTTTTGGTCTATTGCACGTAAATGACATGTTCCTAAACATCTGTGTTTGAACACACAAATCTCACTCCTTCCCGAATGTGCAAACAGTCTGGATACTCTATAGATCATTTTCTCAGATCTCTACTGACTTGCACTGCTTATTTATTCACCCACTGTTCTAAAACACAAAGAGCAATCTGTCTTCTGTGTGCAACagttcaaaaactgcaaaatctcGCAATTACTAAAACTTGCTTTGGACATGCCTAAGCCTTTTTATCTGTCCCACATTTTAACACTACCAAACGTGGAGCATTGCAACCCCTAACACCTCTACCAGCTTAACTGATTGCTTCCTTAACCGCCTTACAGCTTGACTGCATGGATTTGAGTTGTccatgaatttttttcttttttttattttgtttctccctggcgtggtgtgtgcgtgtgtgtctgaatgCGTACACAACTGTGTGTAcgtatgtgtgtttctgtgtgtttttagggGAGGGCTAATGTGTCGGCTGAGCGGAAGGTCCTGGAAAAGCAGAGGAATGAGTACAATGAGCTGAAGAGGCAGTTTGATAAGTGCCCCTTGTCTCTAAGGGAACAGTTACAGGAGCAGCTCAGCAGGGTCAGTGTTCTCACGCAGCCCACTGGCTGGCAACAGTGAGTTACATTATACTGAATATACTGCAGTGCTGTATGATCTGCACCGGAACAGCCGCAGACATGACACTGAGTCTGTTTTAGAGCACTCAGGACTACTCATAAATCTGCATCCTGTGCATTTCCTCATTTTCTGCTTCATTACATAAACATATAAGCTTTATTGTGTCAGTCCCATTTATAAGTGTAACTACAGAGCAGGAAATGCACTTGCtactccagcagcagctttattGCTGCTTAATCTGCTGTTCCCTCATCCTGGATGCTTGACATTGTCAGTTGCAATtagtaataattaataattttgtTATTAACAGCTTTGCTCTAAAAAATTGCATGCCTCTTACCATGAATGATTCAAATCACCCACACACACTTAATGATTTTAGCTAAAGCACTGCCAGATTTGATGGTTTTAAATCTTAAGTACGTCATCATACACTTTGAAAGATGGTATTTCTTACTGTCAATAAATCCtatgaaaagataaaaaaaaaaaaaaaacagcactatGTCCATACCTCAGCAATCTGGCCCTCCTGCCCTTGTATGTGGCAATAGGAATCATCACttacaagaaaataaatatttaaatacaggtaacagttacatttttgaaaaaggcaaagaaatttcctttaaaaaagctgcacattgtagttttttttttttttttaaagcaaatgttACTCAAATTGGAATAAACACTTTTTCAACTGTGGAATGACTAGTGAGAACTAACGGCAACCAGACAGTGCATGTTGGATTGactcaaaattaaaaatagttCCTGTGTTTTACGGGAATAACATACATCAAGCAACACAGACAATAcaattgttttagtttttttccatcAGATTTTCAATTAGAACATTATATAATATAACCAGCTGTATCCTTTAATATCCATATTCCACTGGTTTCCAACAGTGTGCATAACCTGCATGTACATGTGTATGTGGACAGAAAGCTGAGGCTCTGGAGTCTGGGACCAAGCAGTTTGAGGAGCTAGAGTTCtgtcagctggaggaggagagcagtctggaggagaagaaggaagctCAGAGCTCACAGCTCCTCCAAGAGCGAGCCGAGTATCACTGCAGCGTGGCCAAGAGGAAGGTGAGGATACGAGTGGAGCAATCTGATCAGCAGCATCAGATTAAATGTCGTTGTGACGTCAAGAAAGTGAACATGTTGACTCGCAGGAGAAGATGGCCACACTGGAAGCTCAGGTGAAGCAGCTGGGATTACAGGCATCTCAAGACTGTGAGAGGATGGTGAGGGACAGGACAGTGACGCTGCAGCTGCTACACAAGGTTAGGATCCCAAATTATGGGCCTCGTCTTTACTTAAGCCGTGATGCAAGAAATGCTAGTAGCTATAACTGGTTGAGAACCACTAGTATGTGCATGTTGCCCTTTAGGAGCAAGACAGGTTGTGTGCCCTGGAGAAGAAGTACCATATCCTGACAGGAGGGCGGAGCTTTCCAAAGACCAGCAGCGGCATGAAAGAGGTGAGCAGGTACATGTGAGATATCACAACGGCCCGTGGTGTCTGAGCTGGAGGAAAATTACTGCAAAGGTGGATTTTGTTTTACTTAGGTGAACTTTTTAAACAGGAATTGCTTCACATCAGCGAACCTGACCTTGTTTATGTGGATGGTCCTCCTCATAGCCCCCGTCCCTCCTCTgactccttctcctcctcctctcacatCCCCTCCCCTGAACTCTATCCTGTCAGGCCACAAGAGGTAAATCTCAACAAAATCCTCTTAGTAACAGCAAATCCTGTGCTTCTAGAATAAAAAATGGGCATGATGGTGTGTCAGCATATACTGATAAACGGCAAGCTTGCAATGTGGTCAAATTTCTGCCTTTCTGTTATTGTTTGAGGCTTGTTCAAGATGATTAAACTGTAAAGTCACAGCCATCAATACTAATTTCAAAGAATTGAGTTGTGATATCCTCATGTTGGAGTACTGCTGTCATCAGCCTTCCTATCCCTGTGTTGTGGCTGTCAACGCAGGAGTACCTCAGGCTGTCTGATGTCTATAGGATGTATGGGAATGCTTCTATGCAGCCTCACTCTtcctcccccgctgctctccaCTGCCTCTCCCTCACTGTATCTCCAGGTCTGCCATGTGAGGTAGACACCCTTCCTGCTTTTTTCCAAACTCTGTTTCTCTGATTTGTCGATGTACTAAACTGCTGAACCCACCATAGCACATTAACAGTATCTTTAAATGTCTCATAGATGCCACTTTCTGCTCTCTCCCTGTGATGTTAATGTGTATCTATATTGTCTGTGTGAAGGACTACATCACAGTCAGCCAGTTAAGCCAGATCTTTGGGATGCAGAGAGTGGAttcctcctcttccacctctcTTCCATCATTCCAACTTGCCTCCTCTGAATCAGCCTTCTCGTACCACTCGACTGCATGCGGtccttcctcctttctctctgcACAGGTTTGTGCTTCCCAGCTATGCATATGTTTTGGTAAATGTCAACTGGCTCCATTCAATCTTCCCACGACTGCAGGCATCCCCTGAATTTCTGTGATGTTCTTTGCCTGATATTATCACAATGACTGGTCCATGTTTATCTTTCCCACCTGCCTGATGCTTCTGTTACCCCTCACTGCTCCCTTTTCTCTTTGGCTGGATGCTTTTCATCACCTCAGAGTCAGACTGAGCTGAGCAGGAATGCATTGCCTCCTATTAATCTCGAGCGCTGGTACCAGGACATCATGGCTGCTGGAGAGCCTCAGCCATGTCCTCCACCGCTGCCTGCAAAGTCTTTGTCCACACGCAGACATGGGCAGGTAAATTCACTAATGCTCTCCTGGTAGCTAGCTTTTAGTGTCTGGCTAAAGGGCACTAACAGTGATGAAGAGGTAATTTAAACACATCCTCCCCCTCAGGTGATCTTCTGTTAGTCCCTCAGCTGTCCGTATTTTTAGAATGAGGAGGCCCTCTAGTGGGCAAAAAAGTGTTGGGAGAAGTCTGTGGAAATCCATGCTTTTAAGGATGTTAAgactgaacaaaaaacagaaatgctttAGATTACAGCCTGCAACATACAATGTAACTAACCCAGATTAAGTGTGAGATTAGTGTACTAGTAAAGgcgaaaaaacaaaacaaaacaaaaaaatagtatCTATAgggggaagaagaagaggaacagTCATCTTTTACTAGTACTGATGAACAGTAAGTTTGTTTTCAGCTTGGTGTATTGTGAAAACCCCATCAAACAAAATTACAAGAGAGATTACTCACACTTGAATAATTTCTAAATTCTCATCATGTGTTACATAGATGGAATATTATTGCCAGTTAGGAGAATATTGAGTTACATGAGCATGAGCATTGTAATAGGTCATAAATGAGCATCCACCATAGAGTTTGCTGGTCAAGTGAACAACAGCTGAGTTTGTTTTCTGAGTAAAGTACAAATGCACATGTTCCCTGTAGTTATTTAATGAACAAACCTAGAAAAAGAACTATAAAACATATCGTTTGCTCatcctctttgtttttttatttgtgttctcTTTAGCGTTCCTGGTATATTCCCTAACCTTTACATCTTTGATTCATTATACAAGTATATATTGGTATCTACTTCTTTAGTGATCTGTCAGTACAGAAGCTATATGGATTGTTTATACTGCAGGCTGTAATCTGAAGTGTCACCAAGACAACAGTCTATCCATACACTCAACCAGAATGTTCACTGCTAATACCAAACTAAAAAGTACATGTATTCATgtacagaaaatgttaaaaatccacCATGAAGGCTCTAATCTCATTCCTGTGCAGGTCatgatgtaaaaatgaaaatcaaacctCATTTTAAAGGGTGATAAAATAACGTGTCTTTCCTCTCTCAGCTGTTGAAGTCTAAATCAGATGGTGAGGTTGGTCAGGGATCATCAAGCATCAGTGCTGCAGCCCTGTCACACTCCAGCGCTGTTTCCCTGGAGAAAAACGCATCCATCAAGGTCAGtttcacacaacaaaacaaaaatcaaatctgTAAAGCGGCTCACTGCATGATGCTTTTCATGTGTTTCTCAGGGTTTACAGTTACTGCTGAGAGAGATGTCAAATCCATTAGACATGGAATCCAGGAGGCAGGCAGCTCTGCAGAGCAAAGGTACTCGAGTCCCTCGGTCCCTTCACATCTATGCACCACACTGTAGGCCTTAAACTGGTATGACCACATAACTTTAAACAGATAAATCTCTACAGCTGTCATCACTTGTTCtggaacatgcagaaagatgatatCCTCTTGCTCTTTGAAGTTTGTGTACTGGATGAGATTTTCTTCAACTCGTAGCAGTGACTTGGCAGCCTCAGTAGAGGGCGATGTGAGTCTGTGACAGCTGACTCTGTGCCTCTCTCTGCTCACAGATCCGTCTCCCACAGTCCACCACTCTATCTTGCATCATCAGTCGCCCCCAAGTGGCACCCAGGCGTATGACACCCTGAGCCTGGAGAGCTCAGACAGCCTGGAGACCAGCGTCTCCACCGGCAACTCCGCCTGTACCCCAGAAAGGTGAGAGACTAGGAAATGAGCAGTTGGCTCTGTTTCCATGGGAACACTCAAGTCTGCCCCGTCTCTTAGGAGAAGGGTCACCGCGCTTTGTTCCCGCGACATGTTTTGTTACATGCCTGCTCACGTGACTGTTAGGTACACTGGCTGTTGCCATGCCAACCTATTGAAGTTATTTGGTGAAGTTAAGTTTTCTGGTGTTAATGAAGAGCCCCGTGTCTTGCTCTCCTGCTGCTTCCAGTGTTTGGTTTCCATGCATGTCTGTTTACGTGTTTTCATCCAAAACCTTGTCACAGCCGTGTCATCAGATGCTGCCTCCCTCTGTGTGTTGTAGTGCCTGCGGGCTGGAGGCCCAGAGGATAGAGGAGATGGAAAAGATGTTGAAGGAAGCGCAGCAGGAGAAAGCCAGACTGATAGAGAACCGAGTGAGTTCCAGCTTTACTGCTGCATGACTGGACATCCATGTCACATCGCTTCCTGAACTTTTTCGCCTTCAAGTTCACAGAGCTGCAACAATGATGCAATTAAATAATTCATCAGTCCACTTGATTATAATTAGGATAAtggattgttttttgtctttatccaagcaaaaaggacaaaaaattcACAATTACAGCTTTAGGTTTTGCTAGATTTCTGCGGCATATATGaaagtaaactaaatatctttggtGTGTGGACTattgtttaaataaaagaagCAATCTCAATACTTCTTCTTGGGCTGTGGAAAATAATATCAGACATTACTTCAAACATTctgtgaatgaaatgaaaaacggtttaaaaaatgcaactgaTGAAAGTGAAACAACCTTTAGTTACATCTCCAGTTCCAGCTGCTACATGTAAAGATTTTATTTCAATTCTAGCATAGCAAAGCaacatgttttgtgtatttatgctGTTTTCAGTACTAAGCATGGAATATATCTACACTATTAAGGTAATATTCAGATTTGTGGCAAATATTAAAGCCTCACTCTGTAGCCAAAGACACCCACAAAAATAGTAGGTTGCAGGAGTCAGGGCAGTGTTGTGTAAATGAATGATATGGTCACTGCAAGTCAAATTCAAAGTGATGTTTCATGCAAAATTATTTCACTGTTGCACATTTCATCACAAAAACTTTTCTCACATAATAAAAACTATCTAATAACAAATTAAGCTACTTCTTTAtgtctatttctattttatatgaAATCACTGATTTCAGTCAGGATATGATGGAATAAGCCTCAAATATTCCACTTCCACTGAGAGTCTTCAAATCTCTAACTTTGAGTTATTTCAAACCCTATGTTTCTCCTGTTCAATGGATAAAAACTGTGTAAGCGATCAAAGTGATCAGTGAGCTCAAGATGTGGTGAAATGaagttgtaattattttgtttaCCTTTGTATTATTTCTTCATGTTGAAACAAAGCAGAGGAGTATGTAAGTATCTGAAAGCTGCAAAGGATCATTTTACATCAGCAAAGCTTCCCCTTCCACACACAGACTTAAGGGATATATTTTACAAAACCCTGGATTGGGACTTGAATTCTCATGTGCATCTTCTGACAGTCATTTGCTTTGTATTGCAATATTTGCCTACCATTAACATGTTCTCCCCGTCTCCCTTTTTCCCCATTATtgtttcttctctcctcctccatctgttCCTCTTTCTCCTGTCCCGACGCTCCCAGGAGAGGGAGGTGCAGGCTCGGCGGCAGATGTTGGAGGAGGAGCGGAGGAGGCGAGAGGAGGCCGAGAGGAGGCTTCAGGACGAGACGGCCCACAGGCAGaggctggtggaggaggaggtgaagatgagagagAAACACTTCTCCCAGGTCAGTGGAACAGCAGGAGGAGATGAGCGGtggggaggggagaggggaggggaggggagggagactTGGGGGAGAGGATGAGAGACGAGACTCTAAAGAGAGGCTGGGTGTAGGGGAAGATCAAAGATTATCAAGGAGGGGAGAGACTGGAGGGGAGGGTGAAGAGAGTGAGGGgaagaaaagagggaaaatTAGTGAGGGAGGTGGGTACAAAGCATATAATATACACATAATTCAACTTTTAATTCTGGCTGATTGTTTTCCCAAGCCTCCGTCATAGAAAACAAATAGTATGCTCAGTAAGAAACACACCAAGGTCAGCCTATTGTTTGGTGTAAGGCTTTGTTCCAGGGTCAGACGTAAAGCTGCTGTAATCaatacatttaaatgaacaacaCAAGAAATGACTGTGTAAGATGAAATAGGTTGCTTGTAGTGTCAAATCCACTGACAATTATCGCCCAGCTTCACAGTTCTCCTCAGCTCAGTGGAGTATTTAGTGTCTTTCAGCTTTCACAGCCGATAATTTACCAGTTTTACTTCACTGATCTCATCAGCATTGGAttcagatgcaaaaaaaaaaaaaaaaaaagacagctgtTTTGGAAACCGTACGCTACCTGCCCAGCACCAGACAGTAAACAGACAACATTAGCAACTAGCTGCTGAACATAGTAAAACATTTAGTAGCTATGTAGTCTGATATTCCTCTCAGGAGTTGGCAGAGACGGCAAAAGAGTCAAAAGTAGCGTTAATGGTGGACTCTAATAGTGGATCTACTAAATGGATAAATGATTGCTCTATCTGCTGGCAACTATATGCTCACAAATTTAAgtcaatttaatttatataaatCAGTATCACAAAACGGAAATTTGCATTCAACTGTGTTAATTCACTTAAGTAAAATCTAACCTAAAAAAGCATTTCCATGGGAAAAAATCTaagaatttaaacacaaaaaaacagaactcaAATTTTTCAGACTTGACTCATTCAAGGTTTCAATCCCTCCATTCAACTTGTTGGGAAGCAGATGTCTGAACTCAGGATCAATAAAGAGGAGACAGAAACACTTCGCTTGCACAGCCTCACACTTAATATTTAATTGATAAGCCTATTCAGGGAAAGGACACTGTGTAAAGAACACAATTAACAGCTTTGAAAGAAAACGTTCATTACTATGGAAATTTAATGGCCTGTAAATTGCTCATGAAGGCCTGCAGCTTGATTTAGACCCGACAATAAAAAGGACTTACAACCTTTCTGCTGATCATTCCCATATCTCATGCATTTTAGTAAGCGGCATTATTAAAGCAGTATAATACGTTTTCCTCACAGGCCCGTCCCATGACTCGCTATCTGCCCAACCGTAAGGAGGAGTTTGACCTGCGAGCCCACGTGGAGTCGTCCGGCCACAACATCGACACCTGCCCCTTCGTCATCCTCACAGAGAAAATGTGCAAAGGCCACCTGGTGAAGATGGGCGGGAAAATCAAGTCGTGGAAGAAACGCTGGTTCGTTTTTGACCGTCTCAAGAGGAACTTCTGTTATTACGTTGGTAAGGATCAATTATGCTTTTTCAATGAAACAAGggtgtatttatttaattaatgttGCTCATGGCTAACTGGCTAGTTGAGCCTTATTTATTCAAGTCTTTTGCAAGAGAGACCTAAGAATAAATCTATTTAAgatgaaacaaattaaaatgattgaaaacattcacagtaaagatgaaaaatccCTCAGAGCGTGTTTAAGTTCAAGCTGTGCAGCATTTCATTCCAATACATTAAGTGGAAAGCACTGACAATCAGTTCTTCCCTGTTCATAGTTGCTACAGTGAATCTGAAGCCGTGTTTATTAGATTCAAACTCAGCTATCCAATTAAGATGATGATTCAACTGATATGTCACTGTAGAAATTTAacagctaaaataaaacatttgccaATAGTTACAAAAATGTGTGTGGAGTTGCGTGAAACTCAATTTCACACAAGCAGTGAACACAGGAAATCTTAAGGTGCTCAAGATGAAAAACTGAGCATAGAACAGACACCATTCAGGTGCTGTTAAACAGAAGATAACGAGGAATTTgcattgctaaaaaaaacaacaatagaaaAAGATTATATTTAGTCATAAATATGCAGACTGGTTTTAA from Amphiprion ocellaris isolate individual 3 ecotype Okinawa chromosome 14, ASM2253959v1, whole genome shotgun sequence encodes the following:
- the phldb1a gene encoding pleckstrin homology-like domain family B member 1 isoform X8, with the protein product MDLHVSDNSDSPADMERVSRTKGEHGRQMHQVLQNTPLDLIETGKSLKVQAERPHLVSLGSGRLSTAITLLPLLEGKTTLGSEGTDIPLQGPGIAAHHCYIDNQAGSITLYPCGNQCSVDGLPVTKPYRLTQGCMLCFGQSAFFRFNHPEEAQRMKSMLPGGSHGLNAMKTLPSDPRSIHNGNHESYLSNHDSKINSMAKNLQDSLVLKTTSSSSEFGKQPVSQPCPPEILNGRNGSTAGNSIYENSSSSSLGPKRGNKTPPVPARSLHSNHTPVPHPRSSLSVASSGTSGGQRAQESPKPLRSKRAEATSSPTPQIRGSGQSTENSTHKPSSIKLSSTAPSSPRLKGSSLQRRSHSPMREHGQFLSLVEPSGSTSLRELPPLSPYMSGRGTPGPQGLTVKPVPESPQSHRKLTAPSKAEAMRALYAQSPTPLPGVEKESGNRQLRPGTGGLGSVSGLSPLASPRSQRKTSCMTVKGSSSKELNLTKPYTRERKNSISEISDNEDELLEYHRWQREERLREQEMEKLERQRLETILSLCADYNPEDGAAELVRSGLLGAARGTCSDTGGGMSLQGIDRVQKLRENEEEIQREESSSTESTHQECEELLAGQEQAYLEEERNRILARVDDLKHRVSELEQQLQETKQEVEMEQALLQAERRAEQEQVEAEGEVISQLQLKLSQLDKATQKEKDKGRANVSAERKVLEKQRNEYNELKRQFDKCPLSLREQLQEQLSRKAEALESGTKQFEELEFCQLEEESSLEEKKEAQSSQLLQERAEYHCSVAKRKEKMATLEAQVKQLGLQASQDCERMVRDRTVTLQLLHKEQDRLCALEKKYHILTGGRSFPKTSSGMKEELLHISEPDLVYVDGPPHSPRPSSDSFSSSSHIPSPELYPVRPQELLKSKSDGEVGQGSSSISAAALSHSSAVSLEKNASIKGLQLLLREMSNPLDMESRRQAALQSKDPSPTVHHSILHHQSPPSGTQAYDTLSLESSDSLETSVSTGNSACTPESACGLEAQRIEEMEKMLKEAQQEKARLIENREREVQARRQMLEEERRRREEAERRLQDETAHRQRLVEEEVKMREKHFSQARPMTRYLPNRKEEFDLRAHVESSGHNIDTCPFVILTEKMCKGHLVKMGGKIKSWKKRWFVFDRLKRNFCYYVDKHETKLKGLIYFQAIEEVYYDHLRSAAKSPNPSLTFCVKTHDRLYYMVAPSPEAMRIWMDVIVTGAEGYTQFMS
- the phldb1a gene encoding pleckstrin homology-like domain family B member 1 isoform X4, whose protein sequence is MDLHVSDNSDSPADMERVSRTKGEHGRQMHQVLQNTPLDLIETGKSLKVQAERPHLVSLGSGRLSTAITLLPLLEGKTTLGSEGTDIPLQGPGIAAHHCYIDNQAGSITLYPCGNQCSVDGLPVTKPYRLTQGCMLCFGQSAFFRFNHPEEAQRMKSMLPGGSHGLNAMKTLPSDPRSIHNGNHESYLSNHDSKINSMAKNLQDSLVLKTTSSSSEFGKQPVSQPCPPEILNGRNGSTAGNSIYENSSSSSLGPKRGNKTPPVPARSLHSNHTPVPHPRSSLSVASSGTSGGQRAQESPKPLRSKRAEATSSPTPQIRGSGQSTENSTHKPSSIKLSSTAPSSPRLKGSSLQRRSHSPMREHGQFLSLVEPSGSTSLRELPPLSPYMSGRGTPGPQGLTVKPVPESPQSHRKLTAPSKAEAMRALYAQSPTPLPGVEKESGNRQLRPGTGGLGSVSGLSPLASPRSQRKTSCMTVKGSSSKELNLTKPYTRERKNSISEISDNEDELLEYHRWQREERLREQEMEKLERQRLETILSLCADYNPEDGAAELVRSGLLGAARGTCSDTGGGMSLQGIDRVQKLRENEEEIQREESSSTESTHQECEELLAGQEQAYLEEERNRILARVDDLKHRVSELEQQLQETKQEVEMEQALLQAERRAEQEQVEAEGEVISQLQLKLSQLDKATQKEKDKGRANVSAERKVLEKQRNEYNELKRQFDKCPLSLREQLQEQLSRKAEALESGTKQFEELEFCQLEEESSLEEKKEAQSSQLLQERAEYHCSVAKRKEKMATLEAQVKQLGLQASQDCERMVRDRTVTLQLLHKEQDRLCALEKKYHILTGGRSFPKTSSGMKEEYLRLSDVYRMYGNASMQPHSSSPAALHCLSLTVSPGLPCEDYITVSQLSQIFGMQRVDSSSSTSLPSFQLASSESAFSYHSTACGPSSFLSAQSQTELSRNALPPINLERWYQDIMAAGEPQPCPPPLPAKSLSTRRHGQLLKSKSDGEVGQGSSSISAAALSHSSAVSLEKNASIKGLQLLLREMSNPLDMESRRQAALQSKDPSPTVHHSILHHQSPPSGTQAYDTLSLESSDSLETSVSTGNSACTPESACGLEAQRIEEMEKMLKEAQQEKARLIENREREVQARRQMLEEERRRREEAERRLQDETAHRQRLVEEEVKMREKHFSQARPMTRYLPNRKEEFDLRAHVESSGHNIDTCPFVILTEKMCKGHLVKMGGKIKSWKKRWFVFDRLKRNFCYYVDKHETKLKGLIYFQAIEEVYYDHLRSAAKSPNPSLTFCVKTHDRLYYMVAPSPEAMRIWMDVIVTGAEGYTQFMS